The Acidovorax sp. RAC01 genomic sequence GATCGAACTGCTATCGGCCCGTGGGCTCTCGCTGTCGTACAGCGAGTACGTCGGGGACGACCCAGCGCGGATCACGGCCACGTTGCGACGGGCCTTTGACTCGGGAGATGTGGTGTTCTCGTGTGGTGGTATCGGCGCGACGCCGGACGATCACACCCGGCAGTGCGCAGCGGCTGCCCTTGCCCGACCACTGTGCCTGCATCCCCGGGCAGAAGAACTTATCCGTGAGCGCATGCAGGATGTCGCCCGTGAGCAAGGCGAACCTTTCGAGCCGGACCGGCACGACAACGTGCACCGTTTGCAGATGGGGCATTTTCCGGAAGGGGCGGAGATCATCCCCAACCCCTACAACAAGATCCCGGGCTTCACCTGCCGTGGCGATGGCGTGGGCGCCGTGCATTTTGTACCCGGCTTCCCGGTGATGGCCTGGCCCATGATCGAGTGGGTGCTGGACCAGCAATACGCGGGGTTCTTTAACACCGCACCGCAGATCGAGCAGTCGGTGCTGGTATTGGGTGCCATGGAGGCTGCCTTGACGCCGCTCATGCAACGCATCGAGCAGTCACATCCTGGCGTT encodes the following:
- a CDS encoding competence/damage-inducible protein A codes for the protein MIPRFGLVIVGDEILSGKRADKHFSKVIELLSARGLSLSYSEYVGDDPARITATLRRAFDSGDVVFSCGGIGATPDDHTRQCAAAALARPLCLHPRAEELIRERMQDVAREQGEPFEPDRHDNVHRLQMGHFPEGAEIIPNPYNKIPGFTCRGDGVGAVHFVPGFPVMAWPMIEWVLDQQYAGFFNTAPQIEQSVLVLGAMEAALTPLMQRIEQSHPGVRVFSLPSVDHPQYGRHIELGVKGAAAVVPSAWADLKNGLHDFGAKLGPELVRNL